A region from the Streptomyces sp. 3214.6 genome encodes:
- a CDS encoding carbohydrate ABC transporter permease has protein sequence MTRALRRYPVLIALCLAALFMIVPFLIVAVNAVKSPAEYSRNGPLSLPEGLYLDGLKDFWERVDYTQKLINSVVISGSVAVLAVVLSILTAYAIGIGRIKGRTWVLAFFVLANMLPQEALVYPLYYLSKQAGLYDTRLSVIIVFTVIQSAFGTYLLSSVLGRFPREIIEAARIDGATKWQVLWRIVVPVSRPTIGVLLVFFFIWTWNEFLLPLVMLVSNDNQTVSVALGVLQGQRLMDATMTNAAALLGVLPALVFFLVFQRTLTRGIAVGAVK, from the coding sequence ATGACGAGGGCCCTGCGCCGCTATCCGGTCCTGATCGCCCTCTGCCTGGCCGCCCTGTTCATGATCGTCCCGTTTCTGATCGTGGCGGTGAACGCGGTCAAGTCCCCGGCGGAGTACTCCCGCAACGGCCCGCTGAGCCTGCCCGAGGGCCTCTACCTGGACGGACTGAAGGACTTCTGGGAACGGGTGGACTACACCCAGAAGCTGATCAACTCGGTCGTCATCAGCGGCTCGGTGGCGGTGCTCGCGGTCGTCCTGTCCATCCTGACCGCGTACGCGATCGGCATCGGCCGGATCAAGGGCCGCACCTGGGTGCTGGCCTTCTTCGTCCTGGCGAACATGCTCCCGCAGGAGGCGCTGGTCTACCCGCTCTACTACCTGAGCAAGCAGGCCGGCCTGTACGACACCCGGCTCAGCGTGATCATCGTCTTCACGGTGATCCAGTCGGCATTCGGCACGTATCTCCTCTCCTCCGTCCTCGGCCGGTTCCCGCGCGAGATCATCGAGGCCGCCCGCATCGACGGCGCGACCAAGTGGCAGGTGCTGTGGCGGATCGTCGTCCCGGTCAGCCGCCCCACCATCGGCGTGCTCCTCGTCTTCTTCTTCATCTGGACCTGGAACGAGTTCCTGCTGCCGCTGGTCATGCTCGTCTCCAACGACAACCAGACCGTGTCGGTGGCCCTCGGCGTCCTCCAGGGCCAGCGGCTGATGGACGCCACGATGACCAACGCGGCCGCCCTCCTCGGGGTGCTCCCGGCCCTCGTCTTCTTCCTCGTCTTCCAGCGGACGCTCACCCGCGGCATCGCCGTGGGCGCCGTGAAGTAG
- a CDS encoding carbohydrate ABC transporter permease, which yields MRARAPRAPGAPRDSYALFLLPGALAFLTVIVVPFLMNTGVSFTDWQGVGSPSWSGLANYRELVDDTEFWESFRHSLFMVVAMAAIPTAVGLVLAAALFDYVGKHFGSRIAAVLRACFYLPQVLPIAVAGIVWSWILAPDNGSLNELLEAVGLGGWRQDWLGDPDVALYSVMGVMVWVQLGFPLVVFMAGLQRVDPQLHEAAELDGAGWWRRFRHITLPQIRPELYVVLTWCTIAALKVFGAVYVLTKGGPGGATDVPSYFSFTTFFEKTQVGYGAAISTVLTVIILALSLIGLRLQTRAEDAEEGART from the coding sequence ATGAGGGCGCGCGCCCCCAGAGCCCCCGGAGCCCCGCGCGACTCCTACGCCCTCTTCCTCCTCCCCGGCGCCCTGGCCTTCCTCACCGTGATCGTCGTCCCGTTCCTGATGAACACGGGCGTGAGCTTCACCGACTGGCAGGGCGTGGGCAGCCCGTCGTGGTCCGGGCTCGCCAACTACCGGGAGCTGGTCGACGACACGGAGTTCTGGGAGTCGTTCCGGCACAGCCTCTTCATGGTCGTCGCGATGGCGGCGATCCCCACGGCCGTCGGACTGGTCCTGGCCGCCGCCCTGTTCGACTACGTCGGCAAGCACTTCGGCTCCCGGATCGCCGCCGTCCTGCGGGCCTGCTTCTACCTGCCCCAGGTGCTGCCGATCGCGGTCGCGGGCATCGTCTGGAGCTGGATCCTGGCTCCCGACAACGGCTCCCTCAACGAGCTTCTCGAAGCGGTCGGCCTCGGCGGGTGGCGGCAGGACTGGCTCGGCGACCCCGACGTCGCGCTCTACAGCGTCATGGGTGTGATGGTGTGGGTGCAGCTCGGCTTCCCGCTGGTCGTCTTCATGGCGGGCCTGCAACGCGTCGACCCCCAGCTGCACGAGGCCGCCGAGCTGGACGGCGCCGGCTGGTGGCGCCGCTTCCGGCACATCACACTGCCGCAGATCCGCCCCGAGCTGTACGTCGTGCTGACCTGGTGCACGATCGCCGCGCTGAAGGTGTTCGGCGCGGTGTACGTCCTGACCAAGGGCGGCCCCGGCGGCGCGACCGACGTCCCCTCGTACTTCTCCTTCACCACGTTCTTCGAGAAGACCCAGGTCGGCTACGGCGCCGCGATCTCCACGGTGCTGACCGTGATCATCCTGGCCCTGTCCCTGATCGGCCTGAGACTGCAGACCCGCGCGGAGGACGCCGAGGAAGGGGCGCGCACATGA
- a CDS encoding extracellular solute-binding protein yields the protein MLTARRRVVASAAAVLAGSLLLASCGGSDGGGSSDAGTLRLWHYEAPNSAMGVAWTEAIKEFEATHPGVKVKFEEKSFEQIQKTAPMVLNSSDAPDLMEYNKGNATAGLLSKQGLLTDLSAAATKRGWDKLLSPGVRTTSQYDADGVMGSGKWYGVTDYAEYTMVYFNKDLFAKYKIAEPKTFDDLVAAMKKFTENDITPLANSGAEYLAQQYVYQLALSKADRSWVDSYELYKGKKADFHDAAWTYAAETFADWVKKGYVGKSSTSAKAEDAGVSFLQGKAPILFSGSWWYGRFQDEATFDWGTTLWPGSTLTPGSGGNLWVVPKSAKNKELAYDFIDITLSKKIQNLLGNKGGVPVAADPAAITDPKAKELITHFNTVSGRDGLAFYPDWPVPGFYDVLVSETQKLITGSEKPDDYLSSLQKAYDKGAPKR from the coding sequence ATGTTGACGGCACGAAGGCGTGTGGTGGCGAGTGCGGCGGCGGTCCTCGCCGGATCCCTGCTCCTGGCCTCCTGCGGCGGCTCGGACGGCGGCGGCTCCTCCGACGCGGGGACCCTGCGGCTGTGGCACTACGAGGCCCCCAACAGCGCGATGGGCGTGGCCTGGACGGAGGCGATCAAGGAGTTCGAGGCCACGCATCCGGGTGTGAAGGTGAAGTTCGAGGAGAAGAGCTTCGAGCAGATCCAGAAGACCGCCCCGATGGTCCTCAACTCCTCCGACGCGCCCGACCTCATGGAGTACAACAAGGGCAACGCGACGGCGGGCCTGCTCTCCAAGCAGGGCCTCCTCACCGACCTGTCCGCCGCGGCGACGAAACGCGGCTGGGACAAGCTGCTCAGCCCGGGCGTGCGCACCACCAGCCAGTACGACGCCGACGGCGTGATGGGCTCCGGCAAGTGGTACGGCGTGACCGACTACGCCGAGTACACGATGGTCTACTTCAACAAGGACCTGTTCGCGAAGTACAAGATCGCCGAGCCGAAGACGTTCGACGACCTGGTCGCCGCGATGAAGAAGTTCACCGAGAACGACATCACGCCGCTCGCCAACTCCGGCGCCGAGTACCTCGCCCAGCAGTACGTCTACCAGCTGGCCCTGTCCAAGGCGGACCGCTCCTGGGTCGACTCCTACGAGCTGTACAAGGGCAAGAAGGCCGACTTCCACGACGCGGCCTGGACCTATGCCGCCGAGACGTTCGCCGACTGGGTGAAGAAGGGATACGTCGGCAAGAGCTCCACGAGCGCCAAGGCCGAGGACGCCGGCGTCTCCTTCCTCCAGGGCAAGGCGCCGATCCTGTTCTCCGGCAGCTGGTGGTACGGCCGCTTCCAGGACGAGGCGACCTTCGACTGGGGCACCACCCTGTGGCCCGGCTCGACCCTCACCCCGGGCTCCGGCGGCAACCTCTGGGTCGTCCCCAAGAGCGCGAAGAACAAGGAGCTCGCCTACGACTTCATCGACATCACCCTGTCGAAGAAGATCCAGAACCTGCTGGGCAACAAGGGCGGCGTCCCCGTCGCGGCGGACCCGGCCGCCATCACCGACCCGAAGGCCAAGGAGCTGATCACCCACTTCAACACCGTCAGCGGCCGCGACGGCCTGGCCTTCTACCCGGACTGGCCGGTCCCCGGCTTCTACGACGTCCTGGTCTCCGAGACCCAGAAGCTGATCACCGGCAGCGAGAAACCCGACGACTACCTCAGCAGTCTCCAGAAGGCCTATGACAAGGGCGCACCGAAGCGATGA